One window of the Rufibacter radiotolerans genome contains the following:
- a CDS encoding YtxH domain-containing protein, protein MGKKTNAILAFSTGIATGAVLGILFAPEKGRETRDKLSFQLEKYRAKLLELTDELIAGREEAGSAAKAEGQRVIKDARDKAERLLEDVDSLINQINSKKEI, encoded by the coding sequence ATGGGCAAAAAGACCAACGCCATCCTTGCCTTTTCCACCGGTATCGCCACGGGCGCTGTTCTGGGAATCTTGTTTGCGCCGGAGAAAGGCCGCGAAACCCGTGACAAGCTGAGCTTTCAGCTGGAGAAATACCGGGCCAAATTATTGGAGTTAACAGACGAGCTCATCGCCGGCCGTGAAGAGGCAGGCTCTGCCGCCAAAGCTGAAGGCCAGCGCGTGATCAAAGACGCCCGCGACAAAGCTGAGCGCCTGCTGGAAGACGTAGACTCCCTCATCAATCAAATCAACAGTAAAAAAGAAATATAA